From a single Rosa rugosa chromosome 7, drRosRugo1.1, whole genome shotgun sequence genomic region:
- the LOC133722020 gene encoding UPF0481 protein At3g47200-like, with protein sequence MDNNPVQEEHNHVIPTWEMSSDRLASMYQKIADPPRLLNNAAGKASCCIFRVPQSLLEINGKAYQPHIVSIGPYHRGEPRLRMIEEHKWRYLGSLLSRTEPKGLTLQHYLKSIEPLEARARECYSETIHLSTDEFLEMMVVDGCFLIELFRKVGRVVRFERDDPLFNMFWILPFMVRDFLRLENQMPYFILEHLHDLINKAEDRKDSVKSLSLLALQFFNIHMMRPDPVIEKLHSLTGMHLLDLLRSSVIPAGYAEPQRRNSTPTHMIHPVSKLRRAGIKLNVKEFESFLVVKFKRGAIEMPTITIDDFMCAFFLNCVAYEQCHKSCSKHITTYATLLDCLVNSYKDVEYLCDRNIMENCYGNDGEIACFINNMGKDVAFDYDRCYLSKLFNDVHQYYSNSWHVQWASFKYRYFDTPWSFISALAALILLILTVLQTLYSALSYYHHH encoded by the exons ATGGATAACAATCCAGTTCAAGAAGAACACAACCATGTCATCCCCACCTGGGAAATGAGCAGTGATCGCTTAGCTTCCATGTACCAGAAGATAGCAGACCCTCCACGACTCCTCAACAACGCCGCAGGCAAAGCCTCCTGCTGCATCTTCCGAGTCCCGCAGAGCCTCCTCGAGATAAACGGCAAGGCTTACCAGCCCCACATCGTCTCCATCGGCCCCTACCACCGCGGCGAGCCCCGCCTCAGAATGATCGAGGAGCACAAGTGGCGCTACCTGGGCTCGCTGCTTTCAAGAACAGAGCCCAAAGGGTTGACTCTACAGCACTACTTGAAGTCCATAGAGCCATTGGAAGCTAGAGCCAGGGAGTGTTACTCTGAGACCATCCATCTCAGCACTGATGAGTTCCTAGAAATGATGGTTGTTGATGGTTGCTTCTTAATTGAGTTGTTTCGAAAAGTTGGGCGTGTGGTTCGGTTTGAGCGTGATGATCCACTCTTTAATATGTTTTGGATACTACCGTTTATGGTCAGGGATTTTCTTCGGCTTGAGAACCAAATGCCCTACTTTATTCTTGAGCACTTGCATGATCTGATAAACAAGGCCGAAGATCGTAAAGACTCTGTGAAATCCTTGTCCTTGCTTGCTTTGCAATTCTTCAAcatccatatgatgaggcctgaCCCTGTCATAGAAAAGCTCCATAGTCTTACAG GTATGCATTTGCTTGACTTATTGCGGTCAAGTGTGATACCAGCGGGTTATGCAGAGCCACAAAGAAGAAACAGTACACCAACGCACATGATACACCCTGTGTCTAAGCTTCGTCGCGCTGGTATCAAGCTTAATGTTAAGGAATTCGAAAGCTTCTTGGTGGTCAAATTCAAGCGTGGAGCAATTGAAATGCCTACCATCACAATCGACGATTTCATGTGCGCCTTCTTTTTGAACTGCGTGGCCTATGAGCAGTGCCACAAGTCATGCTCGAAACACATCACCACTTATGCCACATTGCTCGATTGCCTCGTGAACAGTTACAAGGATGTCGAGTATTTGTGTGACAGAAACATAATGGAGAATTGCTATGGGAACGATGGGGAAATTGCTTGTTTCATTAACAATATGGGGAAGGATGTGGCTTTTGATTATGATAGGTGTTATTTGTCGAAATTGTTCAATGATGTTCATCAGTATTACAGCAATAGTTGGCATGTTCAATGGGCTAGCTTCAAGTATAGATACTTTGACACACCGTGGTCGTTTATTTCAGCCTTGGCTGCTTTGATTTTGCTAATACTCACAGTGCTGCAGACCTTATACTCTGCTTTAAGTTATTATCATCATCATTGA